In Candidatus Uhrbacteria bacterium CG10_big_fil_rev_8_21_14_0_10_50_16, the genomic window CACCAGACCCAGGAATCGCTCCATGGTGTCTCCTCCTTCTCAGTGGTGAATTGGCCCCGTTAAGCAAGCAATTTGCCTATTGGGAACGTCCCTTTATACCACAAAAACAGCCTTTTGTCAACCCTGCCATCTAGCCCTTATTTGTCGTCGCGGGCTTACAAGGATGTGATGCTGCAGTGAGCTTGATTCGTCGTCATTGCGAGTTTCACAAAGTCACAATAAGGCCAGATCCGGCTCCGCCGGACAATCATCCTTATTAAACAAGATTCTGCAAACGATCTATTTATGCTTTCTCCCTCCTTTTTACACAAAACCCGAGGAATAATTGCTCATAATCGTATCCTCTGTTATGCTTATTCCATCAGCGACGAGGAAAGACACGTTCCCTCAACCCAGCGTCACAGAGAGAAGAGCCCTGGCTGCAAGCTTTTTACGCATGGTGAGTGTGGATACTCCTTTCTGAGTTGATATCAAGTAAGCGGCTGCCTCCAAGTAATGGATGTGGCAATTCGGGTGGAACCGCCTCAAACGATGCTTTGGCAACGTGGGGTCCCGATCCTTCACAGTAATGTGGAGTTTTATTTTTCACACACGGACTCTCTATGAGTGATCAAAATCACTTGGACGCTCTGCGCCATTCTGCGGCCCACTTACTTGCCGCCGCCGTCTTGGAACTCTACCCAGACGCTAAGCGCACCATCGGTCCGTCTATCGAAAACGGGTTTTATTATGATTTTGAATTCTCGTCGCCCATTACGGACATGGATCTTAAGCGGATCGAGAAGCAGATGAAGAAAATCATCAACACGTGGGGTGAAGGATTCTCACATCGGAGCGTGACACCAGACGAGGCACGGGCTGAATACAAAAATAATCCCTACAAGTTGGAGTTGGTCGATCAGTTTACGGGCGAGGGTCAGAACCTCACGTTTTACAAAGTAGGGAATTATGAGGATTTGTGTCGTGGTGGGCATTGTGAGCATCCAAAGGAAGAACTCAAGCACTTTAAACTTATGTCGCTGGCGGGTGCCTATTGGCGAGGAGACGAAAAAAATGCCATGCTGACACGCATTTATGGCACCGCGTTTGCCACGCAGGAAGCATTGGACGCGTACCTACACATGTTGGAGGAGGCAAAAAAACGAGATCACAGAAAGCTTGGAAAAGAGTTGGGGCTGTTTGCCTTTTCTGATCTCGTGGGGCCCGGTCTCCCCTTATTTACGCCAAAAGGAGCAACGATTCGCCGTTTGTTGGAGGATTACGTGTGGGACCTCATGCGACCATTTGGGTACGAGCGCGTGGATATTCCTCACATGGCCAAGGCGGACTTGTATAAAACAAGCGGTCATTGGGACAAGTTTACGGACGATATTTTCCATGTGAGCAGTAAAAAATCGGACGAGCAGTTTGTCATGAAGCCGATGAACTGCCCGCATCACACGCAGATTTACGCAAGCGAACAGAGATCCTACAGAGACCTTCCTCTCCGATTTTCCGAGGTTACCAAAGTGTACAGGGACGAGAACACGGGGCAGTTGCAAGGGTTGTCTCGCGTGCGATCCATTACACAGGATGATGCACACGTGTTTTGCCGCATAGATCAAGTCAAAGATGAGGCGCGAGCCATTTATCAGATCGTTCAAGCGTTCTATAAGACATTCAACATGCCATTGGACGCGCGATTGTCCTTGTCCGATCCAAGCCAGCCGGATAAGTACCTCGGTGAGCGATCCGTTTGGGAGACATCGGAGGGGATGTTGCGAGAGCTATTACAGGAGTTTGGTGTGGCATTTGAAGAGGTACAAGGTGAGGCGGCGTTTTATGGTCCTAAGATCGACTTTGTGGCTAAGGATGCGATCGGCCGTCCGTGGCAGCTAGCAACGATTCAACTCGACTTTAATTTGCCAGAGCGATTCCAGTTGGAATACGTAGATGAACACGGCGAGAAGGTGCGGCCAGTAATGGTGCATCGCGCCATCTCGGGATCACTTGAGCGGTTCATGGGCGTGTTGATTGAACATTATGCGGGAGCGTTTCCGTTGTGGATTGCGCCTGTACAAGTGCGCGTGGCAAGCGTCAGTGAGGTGCATAAAGATGCGGTGAGCCAGCTTGTGCGTGATCTTAAAGCCGCGGGTGTGCGAGCCGAGGCAGATGTGTCCGATGCTACGGTGGGCGCCAAGATTCGTAACGCTTCCAAGATGAAGATTCCCTATACCATTATTTTTGGAGATAAGGAGTTAGGTGGGGAGGCGTTCCACGTGCGCGTGTTTGGAGAAGAGGAGGAACAGGTGATAGATCAAACCTCTTTGGCGGAACAGATTCTCAAAACGTCCAAAGAACAGCGGGGCGTGTAAAGGAACAAAAGTTGAATACAAAAAAATATAGGAGAAACGAAGACCCCGGAGCCAGCTGGCCCGGGGTCGACGTGTGTTTGGGTTGGTGCGGGATCTGGTCGCAGCTCTAGCTGTTTGCGATCCCGATCATGTTGACGAGGGCGCGCAGGTCCGGTCCGAGGAGCTCCCGAATCGGATCGGACAGCGCATGACCCGGGGTGCGCTCGATGTAGCGCAGACCGCACTGCATCCTCATGAGCATCGCCATCTCCTCCTTCGTGATCTCGCTTACGCGGATCTGGTATCGACCCACAATCAGGTAGACGTAGAGGAATTGAACCTCTAGCTCGATCCGCGCCGCGCCGATGGACCCAGAGTGGATGAACTCATTATTCGTGTAGTTGATGACCTTGTCGATCATCCCAATCGCTACGGAGTACGCCTCGTCCCTCAGAGGGACGAGGATTCGCAAGAGGTCCCACAGCGGTTCCGCGTGGGTCTTGATCGCGGAGCGGTGGGCGGGATTGCGGAAGTCGGCGGTTCGCAGGCCGCTGATCACAATCTCCAGCTGCGACAGGGCAAGGATGACGGCCTGGCGCTTGATGCGCATCATCTCTTGGCGCAGGTTGAGAGCGCGGTCGGCGACC contains:
- a CDS encoding threonine--tRNA ligase, with product MSDQNHLDALRHSAAHLLAAAVLELYPDAKRTIGPSIENGFYYDFEFSSPITDMDLKRIEKQMKKIINTWGEGFSHRSVTPDEARAEYKNNPYKLELVDQFTGEGQNLTFYKVGNYEDLCRGGHCEHPKEELKHFKLMSLAGAYWRGDEKNAMLTRIYGTAFATQEALDAYLHMLEEAKKRDHRKLGKELGLFAFSDLVGPGLPLFTPKGATIRRLLEDYVWDLMRPFGYERVDIPHMAKADLYKTSGHWDKFTDDIFHVSSKKSDEQFVMKPMNCPHHTQIYASEQRSYRDLPLRFSEVTKVYRDENTGQLQGLSRVRSITQDDAHVFCRIDQVKDEARAIYQIVQAFYKTFNMPLDARLSLSDPSQPDKYLGERSVWETSEGMLRELLQEFGVAFEEVQGEAAFYGPKIDFVAKDAIGRPWQLATIQLDFNLPERFQLEYVDEHGEKVRPVMVHRAISGSLERFMGVLIEHYAGAFPLWIAPVQVRVASVSEVHKDAVSQLVRDLKAAGVRAEADVSDATVGAKIRNASKMKIPYTIIFGDKELGGEAFHVRVFGEEEEQVIDQTSLAEQILKTSKEQRGV